A stretch of DNA from Gimesia chilikensis:
ACCGGGCCAGATTAAACACAAAACTGTCGTAGTTATCGATAATCAGAATCATTTGTCTCTTCTCAAGAGAACGATCAGGGTTTCAGAGCGGCGAGCATACCAGCTGCTTTGTGCAACGTTTCCTCATACTCCAGTCGTGGTTGGCTCTGAGCTACGATGCCTCCCCCGACAGGAAATTGAATCCAGCCTTTTCTGATTGTAAAGGACCTGATCAGAATATTGCTGTCAAATTCACCATTAAGTCCTGCATAGAAGAGCGAGCCACAATAAGGGCCACGGACCGTAGGTTCCAGTTCGGCGATTATTTCCATGGCACGAACTTTGGGAGCTCCGCTGATTGAACCTCCTGGAAATGAGGCTGCCAGCAGATCCCAGACACTATGCTCTGGTTTAAGCTTTCCACGTACTTCGGAAACGAGATGTTGGACCGTTTCGTATGTCTCCACTTCACACAATTGGGGGACACGAATGGTACCCGGCTGACAAACACGTGACAGGTCATTCCGTAGCAGGTCGACGATCATGACGTTTTCCGCCTGATCCTTTTTACTTTCCCGCAGTTCATCACGAGTGAGTAAATCGGCTTCGGGGACTGTCTTACGCCTGCGGGTTCCCTTGATGGGGCGGGTCTCAACTTCGTTGTCCGATAGTTGCAGGAAGCGTTCCGGGGAGGCGCTGAGTACCGTCCAGTCATCCCAGGCAAAGTAGCCAGCAAAGGGAGCCGCATTACGTGATCGTAAATTGAGGTAGAGGTCTGCGGCTGGCATCGTAGCCGGACTGAGTAATCGCTGTGAGAAATTCGCCTGAAAAATATCACCTGCGTAGATATATTCAATGATTCGCTCAATACGACGCAGAAACTCGTCTTTGCTGAAATTGCTGAAGATACCTGGAAATCCAACAACCTCGTGGCAGGCAGCGAGATCCTTTTGTTCCAACCGCGTTCCCTGATTCGGTTGAGGAGACACAGGCTTGTGTTGCTGAAGTACAACCGCATCAATTCGTCGTTTGATTTCACGGAGTCGCCGGGCAGCCTGATCGGTACATTGTGAGTCCAGGGTGTCATCAAATCCGTGGACGATCAGCCAGGCACGATGTTGTTGATGATCCCAGGCGATGACCCAGTCATAAAAGCCGACAGCGAGATCAGGTAGCCCGAATTCATCATTGATTGCCCGGGGAAACTGTTCCCAACTGCGTCCAAGTTCATAAGAAAGCAGTCCTGCAAAGCCTCCCTGGAATGGGGGAAGTTCTGAAATCGCTGGTCTCCACAAATCTCTATGAAGTCTTCTGATCGTCTCGAAGGGATCAGTTCCCAAGCGGGCCTGTTGAATTTGAAAACGTTTCAAAGGGTTGCACATCAGGTAGGAGTAGCGGCCCAGAGATCCGGCATCACGGGCGCTGTCCAGGACGAGGAGCCCCTTTTCGCTAGTAAATTCCTGAAGCAGAGATTCGAGGTCCGGACAGGGGGTGAGCTCTTCGACGAGCGGGAGCTGGCTCGTATCACTGGTCCCCTGCACTGGGGAGCAATGTGAGAGATCCTGAGAGACATTACCGGACATAACTGAACAATTTCGTACCAAAACGCGAATAGAGCAGCTGTGAGAATCGTTGAAACCGACTTCAGTATATCAGGACCTGTTAAGTTAAGGAATCATCAGCGGGGGCCGCATTGAGGTCCTTTTCTCTCTTCCTGCCTGCGTTCCTGAGCGCTGACTTCCTCCTGTGTCAAAAAGCCCCAGCTTAACGGTTGATCCTGCTGATATTGTTTTCCCAATGTAAGTGCGGTCACAGCTTTACACATCTCGTACCCTAGATAAAACGCATGAGAAGCATCCAATGATTTAGAGACGACTGCCTGGAACTGATCAAACAGTTCATAGGGATCTGTCCCCTTCCAGTACCCATCACGATTCATGACGTGAATTTCGTTCTCTTCGGCAAAAATGCGATAGTTGGGGTCACGTATCTGACTGGCCAGATTCTGTAGTGCCTCGGCACCCAGTTGTTTCAGTTTGGGGGCCCGGAGCATCACCAGTTGATAGTGAATGTGCTTGGGTAGAGTTTTATTCTCAATCGCATATTTGACCAGTCGTCGGGCATGATCAAATTCTGTCACTGCGGTCCGTGCCCAGTTGATCACTTCCGTAGCCAGAACGCTCTTGATCCGTAATTCCTGACAGAGGGCAGCCAGGACAAGGTTCATACCTGCGGTGTCGACCTCGGTCAGTTCTGTCAGATTGCCAATCCCCATCATGATTTCAAAATCAGGGAACTCACGCCTTGCCCGGTAATATCTTTCCAGCGATGCACCGAAGCCGTACCCAATCGGCTCCAGAATGGGGTCGATACGAAATGGCGTGTTCGACTGCAGTAATTGATCCACTATTCTATGGAGCGAATCGAAATCTTCGGGGAGATCGGGAATTGCCACCACCTCTGTTCCCAGCCTGGAAACCCAGTCGAGATTTGAATAGTTACAACTCAAAATCAGTTCGGCTCCATTGTTAACTGCGGCTTCGACTTCTGCCTGATCGAAACTGTCAATGGAGACCCGGTGGCCAGCCTCGACCAAAAGTCGCACGACTTCTCCCGCTCTGCTCCAGCTTTCTCCCGGAATACAGCCGACATCGATCAGGTCGGCACCGCTGTTCCGATAAAGGTCTGCCTGTCGCAGAATTTCCTCGTCTGAAAGCAGAGGAGCATGGTTGATCTCTGCCAGAATTTCGATATCAAATCCTGAGAGATCCCGGGGAGGACGATTCGCCTGACCGAAAAACTCGGGGAGATCGAAGTGGTCTTTGGGACCTCGTTCAAACCGGACACCAAAATGATCGGTCAGTTCCTGCAGGTCTCCTTTACACATGCCGGGGAGCATAACCCAATCGATAGATTCTGGAACCTGCAGACGGCGTCTGATCAGTGGAACGTGCAATAAGGCAGCGACCTGCACATTCAAAACGGCGACTTCATACTCAAATCCCACCTGGGGAGCGAGTTTCTCCAGAACTTCCCGTAGCGAAAATTCGGCCAGTCTACCGGTAACAAACAGAATCCGTTCCGGATGCCCGATTGAGTCGTTTTTGTTCAAGCGTCCGTTTTCTCCTAGTGAACCCACTTTTTAGGGAAACCATCAAGTGCCGAATCCTCGTTTGGTTGCCAGAGAACAGTCTCTTCAATTTTTTGTGCGAGGCTGGTGTCCTTGGCTGTGATGGCACGAACTTTGTGCGTTTGCAGTTTAACGGTGACAGCAGCATAGCCAACGTTCAGGTCGGGATGGTGGTTTCCAGCCTCGGCCAGATAACCTATCGTATTCACCAGCATAAGGGTATGAGGCCAGCCGGGGGTTCCGAATTTGCGACGTAACCAGCCGTCGCGTAATTCCCATGCAGAGTAAGTGTTCAGGAATTCCTGCATCTGCTCTTCGGTTAAAGCCTGATCTTCAGTCATCGTAGTACCTCTTTTCTGAGCTATGAGTTCAGGAAATTCTATGGGATCGACCTTTGATCCAGTCGATATTGACGATAGTCCTACTGTAATACATTCACGGGACTAATTAAACATGGCGCTACTGCCCATTTACACAACAATGTTAAGAATACGCGTGAATTAGAATTGAACTAACTCTAAGATTCACAAGCCTTAAACGCAAAAAAGAGACTACACTTTGCGTTTCTGGCAGTGTAAAATACATGTAGCGGGGCTTGCCATGCTCACCATCTGTGGCGGTCCCTTCCCTCCTGATTGTTCCCACCGCGTTTTGCTGAGAAAGAGCTTAGAAATGAAGCGACTTCCGATTTGCAGTTCTCCCACTGTGAAGTCCCATCTGATTCCCAAAGCTTTCTATCTGGCAGCTTGTGTCTACCTGAGCTGTACAGCTTCCTTTGAAGCAAACGCTGCAAATACCAAAAAAATCCCAGCGGAACAGGTTGAGTTTTTTGAGAAAGAAATCCGTCCTGTTCTGGTCAAGCGGTGCTATGCCTGTCACGGTTCCCAAAAACAGGAAGCCAGTTTGCGTCTGGACTCACATGCCTGGATGATGAAGGGGAGCGATACCGGTGCTGCGGTTGTTCCCGGGGATCCTCAGAAAAGTCGTCTGATTCAGGTGATTCAATATCATAACGATGACAGTCAGATGCCTCCTGAAGGAAAAATGCCTCCCCAGGAAATTGCAGCTCTGACCCGTTGGGTCAAAATGGGAACCCCCTGGCCCTACTCGGAAAAAGACGCGAAAGCAGTTCCCGGCGATGGTGCCTATGATTACGAAACCTTATCCAGCAGTCACTGGTCGTTTCAGCCTGTGTCCAAGCCGTCTGTACCACCAGTCAAAAATGATCAGCAGGCAGTATCACCCGTTGACCATTTTGTACTCGCCAGACTGGAAGAAAAAGGACTGTCGCTCTCTCCGCCCGCCGACCAGCGAAAATTGATTCGACGTGCCTGTCTCGATCTCACAGGATTGCCTCCTTCGTATGAAGAAGTAGAAGCATTCGTCAATGATAAAGACCCACAGGCTTATGAAAAGCTGATTGATCGGCTGCTGGCTTCTCCCGGGTATGGAGAACGCTGGGGCCGGCACTGGCTCGATGTGGCCCGCTATGCCGATACCAAAGGGTATGTCTTTACATCCGAGCGACGTTATCCTTACAGCTACACCTATCGCGATTATGTGATTCGGGCGTTTAATGAGGATCTGCCTTTTAATCAGTTCATTCTCGAACAGCTGGCTGCAGACCAGTTGGATCGCAAAGGTGATGATCGTTCTCTGGCGGCTTTAGGGTTCTTAACCGTTGGACGCCGTTACCGAGGAAACATCCACGATATTACAGACGACCGGATCGATCTGGTTTCACGAGGACTGCTCGGACTGACCGCATCCTGTGCCCGCTGCCATGACCATAAATTCGATCCTGTGCCGATTAAAGATTACTACTCGCTCTACAGCGTGTTTGTCAGCAGTTATGAGCCCGAAGAAAAAGATTTGCCTTTGATCGGCAAGCCCAAGTCAGAGAAGGCTTATGAGAAGTATCAGGAAGAGCGGGCCAAACGCCAGAAAAAAGTAGACGATTATGTACATGCGGAAGCAGACAAATTCCGCGCACAAGCCCGTCTGTCCGTCGGCGAGGTATTACAGGCGGTTGCTGAAAAACAGAACCTGGCCCAAGGGGATGAAAAGCCTCAGTATGCCAAAGAAGCACCTCATCGGCGGTATGTGGACCTCTGGCGTGCTTTTCTGGGAAAGAAATCCAAGGACTATCGTACGGTATTTGCTCCCTGGTCGGAATTTGCTGGTCTCAAAAAACAGAAAGGTGATTTTGCCAGACAGTCGGCTGAAATCATTGATAAACTATCGAAATCGGAAGCTGAGACTGATCCGAATAAACGTATTAATCGCCTGGTGATCCATGCCCTCAAAAACAACCCACCGCAATCGATGTACGACGTCTGCCGGGTTTATGGTAGCGTTTTTAAGGAGGTTGAAGAGGCCTGGTTGAAAACGGTTGCTGACGCTACCAAAGCCAAAACTGCCGCACCTGAGAAGCTGGACGATCCGGCTGCTGAAGAACTGCGACAGATTTTATATGACTCTGAGACCCCCACTGCCAGCAGTGATGAAGTGGCTCTGAGCATGTTCAATCGGGCGCAGAGAAATCGCATTCGTCAGCTCGAAAAAGAGCTGGCCACATTGGATGTCACCTCTCCAGGTGCGCCACCGCGGGCGATGGTGATGTACGATAAAGACCAGCCGGTTACCTCCTTCGTACATCTGCGTGGAAATCCGGGCCGTCGTGGTGATAAGGTGCCACGACAGTTTTTCCGGATTCTGGCAGGCGAGGATCGGAAGCCGTTTGCGAAAGGCAGTGGTCGACTGGAACTGGCTCAGGCAATCGCCTCGGCAGATAACCCTCTCACAGCGCGGGTCTTCGTGAACCGGGTCTGGATGCATCACTTCGGGGAAGGACTGGTTCGTACTCCCAGCGATTTTGGCGTCCGCAGTGATCCTCCGACACACCCGGAGCTGTTAGATTATCTGGCGTCCCGCTTCATGGATGAGGGCTGGTCCGTGAAAAAACTCCATAAACTGATCATGTTGTCTGCGACTTACAAGCAGGGAGCACAAGATAATCCAGAGGCCATTCTGGTTGATGCCGACAACCGTCTGTTATGGAAACATGTTCCTCGACGACTGAGTTTTGAGGCGATGCGCGACTCCATCCTGTTTGTCTCCGGACAGCTGTCGGATGATCGAGGGGGGCGGAGTTTCCAGATCGATCAGATACCGACGGAACCCCGACGAACGGTATACAGTTTTATCGACCGAAATAATTTGCCCAACGTATTTCGGACGTTTGATTTTGCCAACGTAGAATCCAGTACCGCAGAACGGCCTTACACGACAGTACCACAGCAGGCATTGTTTGCGATGAACAGTCCGCTTTTACTGGAACAGTCGACTTTACTGGTCAAGGATCTCGACCTGGAAAAGGTGGCTGCTGACAAAGGCATTGAGGCTGCGATTACACAGCTCTACCAGAGGGTTCTGGCACGAAATCCTGCCCAGGAAGAAATTGAATTAGGGCAACAGTTTCTGGAACACCATAGGGATCAGGTTAAAACTCCTGCCCGAATGAGTGGATGGGAAAAATATGCCCAGGTGCTTTGCACTTCAAATGAATTCATGTTTGTAGACTAAGTCTTTTTTCAAAAGATTCAAATAGAATGGGGAGCCTGAACTCATGGCTGATACTAACCCACATTTCAATATTGATCCGATTTTAACGCGTCGACAGATGTTGCAGCGGTGTGGTACCGGTCTGGGCTCGCTCGGACTCGCCTCACTGATGGCTTCTGAAGGAATGTTGAATTCTGCTGAGGGAGCTTCTGGGGTCAATACAGAATCGCCAATGGCACCGAAAACCTCTCATTTTCCGGGTAAAGCCAAGCACGTCATTCATATCTTCTTGAATGGTGGCGCCTCCCAAGTCGATACATTTGACCCCAAGCCTGCGCTGGCAAAGTACACTGGTAAGATGCTGCCGACGGAAAACCTGCGGACAGAACGGAAAACCGGGGCCGCCCTGCCCTCACCGTTTAAATTTAAAAAGTACGGCGAGAGTGGTCTGGAAGTCAGTGAGCTGTTCTCCGAACTGGGAGACTGTGTCGACGATATCGCCTTTGTACGGTCGATGTATACCAACGTGCCAAACCATGAGCCTTCCCTGATGATGATGAATTGTGGCGATCTGATTCAGCCACGCCCGAGTATGGGAGCCTGGGTGACTTATGGTCTGGGGACCGAAAACCAGAATCTCCCCGGTTTCGTCGTGATGTGTCCGGGGGGATATCCCATTACGGAATCTGCTAACTGGCGTTCTGCTTTTCTGCCGGGTGCCTATCAGGGAACGCACATTGATACCAAACATACTGATATTGAGAAACTGATCAGCAATATCAGAAATAAGAAGCAGTCCCTGCCCGAGCAGCGTCGACAACTTGATCTGTTGCAGGCTTTGAACCGTCGTCACCAGGAAGCACGGGCCCAGGAGTCCGCTCTTGAGTCCCGGATTCAGTCTTTTGAGCTGGCTTATCGTATGCAGATGCAGGCATCAGATGTATTTGACGTCAGCCAGGAACCACAGCACATTCACGAGATGTATGGCTCTGGAGTGCATGCCCGTCAGATGATGATTGCTCGTAGACTGGTGGAACGTGGTGTCCGCTACGTGCAACTCTGGCACGGTGCCGGTCAACCCTGGGACAACCACGATGAAATTGAGAAGAACCATCGACGTCTGGCCGGCGAGTGTTCGCAGGGAATTGCAGCATTACTCAAAGACCTGAAACAGCGGGGATTACTGCAGGATACGATCGTTGTTTGTGGTGGTGAATTTGGACGGACCCCGGTTGTGGAACTCCCTACACCCGGAGCTAATGCTGGCAAAATGAATGGTCGTGACCACAACAACCATGGATTCACCGTCTGGCTGGCTGGAGGTGGAGTCAAAGGTGGTCAAGCCTACGGGGCGACCGATGAATTCGGATTTGCTGCTGTTGAAAATAAGGTGCATGTGCATGACCTGCATGCGACACTCTTGAAGCTGCTCGGATTTGATCATGAGCGTCTGACCTACCGTTTTGCAGGCCGCGATTTCAGGTTGACTGATGTTCACGGTCGTGTGGTGGATGAACTGATTGCCTGAATCTAATTTGCAATTAACCACCGCAAAGGCCTGCTAAATCGTTTCTACCAGATTAGTGGACAAAGAAATCCCCTGCTTTCGTTGAATCTGCCGGTTGCGTGCTTGACCTGTTCCCTAAAAAAAGGAAGTATTGTTCTGGTATCAGGAAACTTAAGAAAGGATTCACGAGCTTGACTTTAGGGAAATATTCTGTGAGGCGGAAGAGGGGAATTGCGTGGCAGGTGATAATGAGCGCATCAAGCTGGCTCTAGAGTTACTGGGGACAGGACTCTATCCCGTCATTGAGCAGGAAATGAAAGCGGTTTACCAGGACAGCTGGATTGACCGTGCCAAAGAGAGCTTCCGTAACTCTCCCCTGACTTCACAGCCTGAAGGTGACGCAATCCGCTGGGACGCGCACTCAACACTCCTGATTTTATGGGATCACTGGAACAGCGTCTTTCGTAACCGTTTCACTCCTCTGGAACGCAGCTTTGTAGGCGAACTGAGAGAGTATCGAAACCGCTGGGCTCATCAGAGCCAGATTAACACTGACGATACACTCCGTATTCTGGATACCGCTGCCCGTTTGCTGTCCGCCGCTGGTGCGAGGAAAGAAGCACAGCAACTCCAGAAAGAACGTGATCAATTGCTGTATCAGATCCTGCAGTACCAGGAGCAGGTAATTGTCGATTCCCCGGATAACCGCAGGGAGCGTCTGCGTGATGCGATCGTCTTTCTTGTCTGCGGAATCGTGATCGATCTGGGAATCTTCTTTTCTTACGGTACCGGTGGTTTGGCAATTCTGTTTGCTATCTTCGTCACAGCCGTATTCGTGTTTCTGGCTTACCAGCGCTGGGTAACACCCGATAAGCCATCCTACGGTGCACACGAATGTACGAATTGTGGGAAAATTATCTACGGAGAGTCCTGCCCTTATTGCAGTGAAACGACGGTGAATACATAAAGAACCGTTGCCTCTTTTTAACTGCTGATCGTATTTTGAGAAAGTGGTTCAATCGAGCCATTCATCAGCAG
This window harbors:
- a CDS encoding anthranilate synthase component I family protein, with product MSGNVSQDLSHCSPVQGTSDTSQLPLVEELTPCPDLESLLQEFTSEKGLLVLDSARDAGSLGRYSYLMCNPLKRFQIQQARLGTDPFETIRRLHRDLWRPAISELPPFQGGFAGLLSYELGRSWEQFPRAINDEFGLPDLAVGFYDWVIAWDHQQHRAWLIVHGFDDTLDSQCTDQAARRLREIKRRIDAVVLQQHKPVSPQPNQGTRLEQKDLAACHEVVGFPGIFSNFSKDEFLRRIERIIEYIYAGDIFQANFSQRLLSPATMPAADLYLNLRSRNAAPFAGYFAWDDWTVLSASPERFLQLSDNEVETRPIKGTRRRKTVPEADLLTRDELRESKKDQAENVMIVDLLRNDLSRVCQPGTIRVPQLCEVETYETVQHLVSEVRGKLKPEHSVWDLLAASFPGGSISGAPKVRAMEIIAELEPTVRGPYCGSLFYAGLNGEFDSNILIRSFTIRKGWIQFPVGGGIVAQSQPRLEYEETLHKAAGMLAALKP
- a CDS encoding DUF6513 domain-containing protein — protein: MNKNDSIGHPERILFVTGRLAEFSLREVLEKLAPQVGFEYEVAVLNVQVAALLHVPLIRRRLQVPESIDWVMLPGMCKGDLQELTDHFGVRFERGPKDHFDLPEFFGQANRPPRDLSGFDIEILAEINHAPLLSDEEILRQADLYRNSGADLIDVGCIPGESWSRAGEVVRLLVEAGHRVSIDSFDQAEVEAAVNNGAELILSCNYSNLDWVSRLGTEVVAIPDLPEDFDSLHRIVDQLLQSNTPFRIDPILEPIGYGFGASLERYYRARREFPDFEIMMGIGNLTELTEVDTAGMNLVLAALCQELRIKSVLATEVINWARTAVTEFDHARRLVKYAIENKTLPKHIHYQLVMLRAPKLKQLGAEALQNLASQIRDPNYRIFAEENEIHVMNRDGYWKGTDPYELFDQFQAVVSKSLDASHAFYLGYEMCKAVTALTLGKQYQQDQPLSWGFLTQEEVSAQERRQEERKGPQCGPR
- a CDS encoding Swt1 family HEPN domain-containing protein; its protein translation is MAGDNERIKLALELLGTGLYPVIEQEMKAVYQDSWIDRAKESFRNSPLTSQPEGDAIRWDAHSTLLILWDHWNSVFRNRFTPLERSFVGELREYRNRWAHQSQINTDDTLRILDTAARLLSAAGARKEAQQLQKERDQLLYQILQYQEQVIVDSPDNRRERLRDAIVFLVCGIVIDLGIFFSYGTGGLAILFAIFVTAVFVFLAYQRWVTPDKPSYGAHECTNCGKIIYGESCPYCSETTVNT
- a CDS encoding 4a-hydroxytetrahydrobiopterin dehydratase; this translates as MTEDQALTEEQMQEFLNTYSAWELRDGWLRRKFGTPGWPHTLMLVNTIGYLAEAGNHHPDLNVGYAAVTVKLQTHKVRAITAKDTSLAQKIEETVLWQPNEDSALDGFPKKWVH
- a CDS encoding PSD1 and planctomycete cytochrome C domain-containing protein, whose protein sequence is MKRLPICSSPTVKSHLIPKAFYLAACVYLSCTASFEANAANTKKIPAEQVEFFEKEIRPVLVKRCYACHGSQKQEASLRLDSHAWMMKGSDTGAAVVPGDPQKSRLIQVIQYHNDDSQMPPEGKMPPQEIAALTRWVKMGTPWPYSEKDAKAVPGDGAYDYETLSSSHWSFQPVSKPSVPPVKNDQQAVSPVDHFVLARLEEKGLSLSPPADQRKLIRRACLDLTGLPPSYEEVEAFVNDKDPQAYEKLIDRLLASPGYGERWGRHWLDVARYADTKGYVFTSERRYPYSYTYRDYVIRAFNEDLPFNQFILEQLAADQLDRKGDDRSLAALGFLTVGRRYRGNIHDITDDRIDLVSRGLLGLTASCARCHDHKFDPVPIKDYYSLYSVFVSSYEPEEKDLPLIGKPKSEKAYEKYQEERAKRQKKVDDYVHAEADKFRAQARLSVGEVLQAVAEKQNLAQGDEKPQYAKEAPHRRYVDLWRAFLGKKSKDYRTVFAPWSEFAGLKKQKGDFARQSAEIIDKLSKSEAETDPNKRINRLVIHALKNNPPQSMYDVCRVYGSVFKEVEEAWLKTVADATKAKTAAPEKLDDPAAEELRQILYDSETPTASSDEVALSMFNRAQRNRIRQLEKELATLDVTSPGAPPRAMVMYDKDQPVTSFVHLRGNPGRRGDKVPRQFFRILAGEDRKPFAKGSGRLELAQAIASADNPLTARVFVNRVWMHHFGEGLVRTPSDFGVRSDPPTHPELLDYLASRFMDEGWSVKKLHKLIMLSATYKQGAQDNPEAILVDADNRLLWKHVPRRLSFEAMRDSILFVSGQLSDDRGGRSFQIDQIPTEPRRTVYSFIDRNNLPNVFRTFDFANVESSTAERPYTTVPQQALFAMNSPLLLEQSTLLVKDLDLEKVAADKGIEAAITQLYQRVLARNPAQEEIELGQQFLEHHRDQVKTPARMSGWEKYAQVLCTSNEFMFVD
- a CDS encoding DUF1501 domain-containing protein, which translates into the protein MADTNPHFNIDPILTRRQMLQRCGTGLGSLGLASLMASEGMLNSAEGASGVNTESPMAPKTSHFPGKAKHVIHIFLNGGASQVDTFDPKPALAKYTGKMLPTENLRTERKTGAALPSPFKFKKYGESGLEVSELFSELGDCVDDIAFVRSMYTNVPNHEPSLMMMNCGDLIQPRPSMGAWVTYGLGTENQNLPGFVVMCPGGYPITESANWRSAFLPGAYQGTHIDTKHTDIEKLISNIRNKKQSLPEQRRQLDLLQALNRRHQEARAQESALESRIQSFELAYRMQMQASDVFDVSQEPQHIHEMYGSGVHARQMMIARRLVERGVRYVQLWHGAGQPWDNHDEIEKNHRRLAGECSQGIAALLKDLKQRGLLQDTIVVCGGEFGRTPVVELPTPGANAGKMNGRDHNNHGFTVWLAGGGVKGGQAYGATDEFGFAAVENKVHVHDLHATLLKLLGFDHERLTYRFAGRDFRLTDVHGRVVDELIA